The following proteins are co-located in the Thermus sp. LT1-2-5 genome:
- a CDS encoding MFS transporter: MGLGLRLLPFAVGYALSYLLRSANAALVEPLAQEFQMSPGALGALTSVFYLAFALAQVPLGSLLDRLGPGRTLPPLFALAGLGCLAFALAPGWALLALGRALMGAGMALALVGALRTYQILLPERLGLLSGLTVALGGLGGVAATGPLVALEEALGWRGVFLLLALLSWGLALVMAPLAPKAEARRQDPAPQRDRRLAPLAFLALAYLGGFFALQSFWAGAHAYARGLSGQEVGQALALLNLASIGGAFASSLLAARWGTGRALLFGMGLYATGLGLWIGEASPTPTYLFLGLGGGFNALVLAHTARLSPRHPGQAMGVVNLAGVLGIFALQGGLGPVVGLYGYPAGGFFLLLLLAVGVAWAWTLLLKPFEPTTR; the protein is encoded by the coding sequence ATGGGGCTCGGGCTAAGGCTCTTGCCCTTCGCAGTCGGCTACGCCCTCTCCTACCTTCTCCGCTCGGCCAACGCCGCCCTCGTCGAACCCCTAGCCCAAGAATTCCAGATGTCTCCCGGGGCATTGGGCGCGCTAACGAGCGTTTTTTACCTGGCCTTCGCCCTGGCTCAAGTGCCCCTGGGATCCCTCCTGGATCGCTTGGGTCCGGGTCGAACGCTGCCTCCCCTCTTCGCCCTCGCCGGCCTGGGGTGCCTGGCCTTCGCCCTCGCCCCGGGCTGGGCCCTTTTGGCCTTGGGCCGGGCCCTCATGGGCGCCGGAATGGCCCTGGCGCTGGTGGGCGCCTTGCGGACCTACCAGATTCTCCTCCCCGAGCGGTTAGGCCTGCTAAGCGGCCTTACCGTGGCTTTAGGAGGGCTAGGAGGCGTAGCGGCCACCGGCCCCCTGGTGGCCCTCGAGGAGGCCTTGGGATGGAGGGGGGTTTTCCTGCTCCTCGCTCTTCTTTCCTGGGGTTTGGCGCTGGTCATGGCCCCCCTGGCTCCCAAGGCGGAAGCCAGGAGGCAGGATCCCGCCCCGCAAAGGGACCGCCGCCTTGCCCCCCTAGCCTTCCTGGCCCTAGCCTACCTGGGTGGCTTCTTCGCTCTCCAAAGTTTTTGGGCAGGAGCCCATGCCTACGCCCGGGGCCTTTCTGGCCAGGAGGTGGGCCAAGCGCTTGCCCTCTTGAACCTGGCCTCCATTGGAGGCGCCTTTGCCAGCAGCCTCCTGGCGGCGCGTTGGGGAACAGGGCGCGCGCTCCTTTTCGGTATGGGCCTTTACGCCACAGGCTTAGGGCTCTGGATTGGGGAGGCTTCCCCCACGCCCACTTACCTCTTCTTAGGCCTTGGCGGTGGGTTCAACGCCCTGGTTCTGGCCCACACCGCCCGGCTTTCCCCCCGCCACCCAGGCCAGGCCATGGGCGTAGTAAACCTGGCGGGGGTGCTGGGCATCTTCGCCCTTCAAGGGGGGTTGGGACCCGTGGTGGGCCTTTACGGCTATCCCGCCGGGGGCTTCTTTCTGCTACTCCTTCTTGCGGTGGGCGTGGCGTGGGCCTGGACCCTTCTGCTTAAACCCTTTGAGCCCACCACCCGGTGA
- a CDS encoding TRAP transporter large permease, whose protein sequence is MGTLLVLLFLGLLLLRVPVAAALGSAALVVIATQGLGLQVVSFNFQAGIAKFPLLAIPFFILAGAVMDRAGIAERIVRLLLHLVGGWRAGAAVATVLAGMFWGAVSGSGPATVAALGGILIPMMIRQGYAPGFAAGLVAASAELSIVIPPSIALIVYATLATTSVAQQFLAGILPGILLGGLIGVAALLVVRARGWGKVERAPGSTWPLFLEAFPGLLTPLLILGGIYGGIFTPTEAAAVGVFWGLFVGFFIYRSLTWQDLGNLLVQAGVSSAVIMAIVAWAGIFAWTADTVGLVGTLTQTLLHWGENPTLLLSLLNLFWLFLGTLLDAVSIYYLTLPILLPVMAHLGWDPVWMGIVMTVNMAIGQITPPVAVNLFMSARVSGLPIEAIWREIWPFVLASLGGLLLLAYGPFLWKAIWGSG, encoded by the coding sequence GTGGGCACCCTCCTGGTCCTCCTCTTCCTCGGCCTCCTTCTCCTCCGGGTCCCCGTGGCCGCAGCCCTGGGAAGTGCCGCCCTTGTGGTCATCGCTACCCAGGGGCTCGGCCTCCAGGTGGTTTCCTTCAACTTCCAGGCGGGGATCGCCAAGTTTCCCTTGCTGGCCATCCCCTTCTTCATCCTCGCCGGGGCGGTGATGGACCGGGCGGGGATCGCCGAGCGCATTGTCCGGCTCCTCCTCCACCTGGTGGGGGGATGGAGGGCAGGAGCGGCGGTAGCCACGGTGTTAGCGGGCATGTTCTGGGGCGCGGTTTCCGGCTCGGGACCGGCCACCGTGGCCGCTTTGGGGGGTATCCTCATCCCCATGATGATCCGCCAGGGGTATGCCCCGGGCTTTGCCGCCGGGCTTGTAGCCGCCTCCGCTGAGCTCTCCATCGTTATTCCTCCCTCCATTGCCCTCATCGTCTACGCCACTTTAGCCACCACTTCCGTAGCCCAACAGTTTTTGGCTGGCATCCTTCCGGGGATCCTCCTGGGCGGCCTCATTGGGGTGGCGGCCTTGCTTGTGGTGAGGGCACGGGGTTGGGGCAAGGTGGAAAGGGCGCCGGGTTCAACCTGGCCCCTTTTTCTGGAAGCATTCCCGGGCCTTTTAACGCCCTTGCTGATCCTCGGCGGGATATACGGGGGCATCTTCACCCCCACCGAAGCGGCAGCGGTGGGGGTGTTTTGGGGCCTATTCGTGGGCTTCTTTATCTATCGAAGCCTGACGTGGCAAGACCTGGGCAACCTCTTGGTGCAGGCGGGGGTTTCCAGCGCGGTGATCATGGCCATCGTGGCCTGGGCGGGCATCTTCGCTTGGACTGCGGACACCGTAGGACTGGTGGGGACCCTAACCCAGACTCTCTTGCATTGGGGGGAGAACCCTACCCTTCTCCTCAGTCTTTTAAACCTTTTCTGGCTCTTCCTGGGAACCCTTTTGGATGCGGTGAGCATCTACTATTTGACCCTCCCCATCCTTCTCCCCGTGATGGCCCACCTGGGGTGGGACCCCGTTTGGATGGGCATCGTGATGACCGTGAACATGGCCATCGGCCAGATTACCCCGCCGGTGGCGGTGAACCTTTTCATGAGCGCCCGGGTAAGCGGCCTTCCTATTGAGGCCATCTGGCGGGAGATCTGGCCCTTCGTCCTGGCCTCGTTGGGGGGCCTCCTTCTTCTGGCCTACGGCCCTTTCCTCTGGAAGGCGATATGGGGCTCGGGCTAA